One genomic segment of Sebastes fasciatus isolate fSebFas1 chromosome 17, fSebFas1.pri, whole genome shotgun sequence includes these proteins:
- the tmem222b gene encoding transmembrane protein 222 isoform X1, with amino-acid sequence MADVVEKDTMKNYRIASEKINPETHRYPYCVVWTPIPVLSWLFPFIGHMGICTSTGIIRDFAGPYFVSEDNMAFGKPTKYWVLDVSKVYASGSNAWDTAVHDASEEYKHRMHNLCCDNCHSHVAMALNLMRYENSTSWNMVKLCLLALIHGKHVSCAGFLKTWLPFLMLVGVILTVVVALNLR; translated from the exons ATGGCGGATGTTGTTGAGAAAGACACCATGAAGAATTACCGCATAGCGTCTGAGAAGATCAACCCGGAGACGCATCGCTATCCGTACTGTGTGGTGTGGACGCCCATCCCCGTGTTATC ATGGCTGTTTCCATTCATTGGCCACATGGGAATCTGCACTTCCACGGGTATCATCCGGGACTTTGCCGGACCTTACTTTGTCTCA gaagACAACATGGCTTTTGGGAAACCGACAAA GTACTGGGTGCTTGACGTTAGCAAAGTCTACGCTAGCGGCTCCAATGCCTGGGACACGGCGGTACACGATGCTTCAGAGGAGTACAAGCACAGGATG CACAACCTCTGCTGTGACAACTGTCACTCGCATGTCGCCATGGCTCTGAATCTGATGCGCTATGAAAACAGCACCTCGTGGAACATGGTCAAACTCTGCCTGCTTGCTCTGATCCATGGAAAACACGTCAG CTGTGCGGGCTTTCTGAAGACCTGGCTGCCTTTCCTGATGCTGGTGGGCGTCATCCTTACAGTGGTCGTGGCCCTGAACCTGCGGTGA
- the tmem222b gene encoding transmembrane protein 222 isoform X2 — MADVVEKDTMKNYRIASEKINPETHRYPYCVVWTPIPVLSWLFPFIGHMGICTSTGIIRDFAGPYFVSEDNMAFGKPTKYWVLDVSKVYASGSNAWDTAVHDASEEYKHRMHNLCCDNCHSHVAMALNLMRYENSTSWNMVKLCLLALIHGKHVRSYSPRGI; from the exons ATGGCGGATGTTGTTGAGAAAGACACCATGAAGAATTACCGCATAGCGTCTGAGAAGATCAACCCGGAGACGCATCGCTATCCGTACTGTGTGGTGTGGACGCCCATCCCCGTGTTATC ATGGCTGTTTCCATTCATTGGCCACATGGGAATCTGCACTTCCACGGGTATCATCCGGGACTTTGCCGGACCTTACTTTGTCTCA gaagACAACATGGCTTTTGGGAAACCGACAAA GTACTGGGTGCTTGACGTTAGCAAAGTCTACGCTAGCGGCTCCAATGCCTGGGACACGGCGGTACACGATGCTTCAGAGGAGTACAAGCACAGGATG CACAACCTCTGCTGTGACAACTGTCACTCGCATGTCGCCATGGCTCTGAATCTGATGCGCTATGAAAACAGCACCTCGTGGAACATGGTCAAACTCTGCCTGCTTGCTCTGATCCATGGAAAACACGTCAG ATCATATAGCCCACGGGGAATTTGA